From Quercus robur chromosome 8, dhQueRobu3.1, whole genome shotgun sequence:
cataaaattggtTCAGCCAAAAGTCCAAGAACAAGAGCAAGAGCTTAAACTGTTAAACAGTGGGCGTTCAGCAATATCTGAATTCTAAATCCTGGAAACCTCTTCCtaattagaaagaaaagaaagtgtaGTTTACacacagagacagagagagagagaatgctgAGTGGGCTCCGCACGTGTTGCCttcctgacaagcccatacacCTGCACCTCTTTCGCCGGCGCGTGTTCTCCACCGCCTGTGCGgtgaacaagaagaagaaagagaaggtgATAGTGATATCCGGGCCCACCGGCGCCGGAAAGAGCCGCCTGGCACTCGAGCTGGCAAAGCGGCTCAATGGTGAAATCATCAGCGCCGACTCTGTCCAGGTTTTGATTTTagttatttagttagttagttagttagttagggattgtatttttacaatatatgATAATGATTATTGATTACTAGACTAGTACTAGTACAGGTATACCGTGGTCTTGATGTTGGATCCGCCAAGCCTTCTCCCAGTGAGAGAAAGGTAACCAATTTGTGTTTGCTTACTCTATAGAATAAGCTTTATGTTCTCCTCTTTCTTGACAATTGTATTCTCTCTTTTAAGGAGGTACCGCATCATCTGGTTGACATATTGCACCCATCCGAAGGTATGTTCCCGCCTGTTCtcacttatataataataataataatgttcatAGCATGTAATATTCCTATGGCTactactaaataataataataatgttgatGGTCTTTCAACATTTCTTTTCTTCCAATTTAAAATCTGCTATAATATTCCTTCAGAGTATTCCGTTGGGCAATTTTTTGAGGATGCAAGGCAGGCTACAAGAAATATTCTCGACACTGGTCGTGTTCCCATAGTTGTTGGTGGGACTGGATTGTACTTGCGATGGTATGTTCCCCCCATTATTCCTTTTATATGGATGACCcttcaaacaaaatatttctTCTGTTTTATTTGAAACCTTAAatcaatacacacacacacacacacacacaacaacaacaacaaaaaatcaagtATTTGTCCTGTCTTTTGTGTCCTGCAAACCACCCATGGCTTAGACGCCTGCTAAATACAGCATGATTTAGAAACACAAGTTTTGGGGGAGGTGGAGAAACTTTATGCCAAATAATAGCTTGAAAACTCATGATTAAAAGgtgaaacaaaaatcaaactgCCCAACTTGACTTACTTGTACCCAAGTTCAGCGCATTAGCTTTATTTGTAACAACACAGCCTTTAGCTCTCCAAGGTAGACTTTTagtaaaaaggaagaaaataaattcttgTTATCAAAACCCTAGTTGATAAagtaatttgtaattaaaaaatcacCAATGAGCTGTAGCTTATATGGTACCTTCTCCATAAGAATTAGATGGAAGGTGAGGTTGTGGCTTCAAGACCCACTGGCTACACATTTGATTTATCaataagaatttcttttttttttgataattcaatgcTTACAGTGGGGGAGGGGGGACTTAAACCTTAGATGTTTCCATTGGAAAAACCAAGAGGTGCTAGTTGAACTACAAGCTCTTGTAatcaataagaaaaatatatacttaAAAATCTTCTTCGTTAGAAAAGTGTGTGGTTGTCACAGCCTTGAAGTAGCAAGATAATTGGCAAAGCATTATACttactttatataatttatgccaaatataaaattttctataatcTATTAACGGATGAGAAATACAAATATCTAAATTCTGATTGGTAAAGGTCATTTAACTTTGTTATGTCTTCTGTTGTTGCTATTACAACCACATAGGGTGCATCATCAATAAATGCTCTGTGAAGAAATTTTTACTCTTCACAAGGAAAGGGGAAGGCattgagaagaaagagagaaagttgGAGGTTGGATGTTACCTTTTTTAAATGAGTCATATGCTTTAGGCCCCAGAAAGAATTGCAGATATGCTCTGAAATGTCTCATACTTGTGTGCTACAAACATATTATGCATATTTACTTTGTTAATCAACTGGAAAATTTACTATCTACAAGAACCTGCAGCTAAATGCTGCAAAAAAATGGCATAGTATATATGTGAAGGACTTTCACTAGGTTGCATAAATGTTAACACCCCATGGTTAGCAGCTAAAGTTAAtgttagttttagttttagaagCTGTAGGTAtcctccccccccccaaaaaaaaaaaaaaaaaaaaccatagaagTTGTAGGTAATGGCTGCACCATGACACCATCTGAAATTTTGGagctttattaattatattaatagTACACCCCTATGGAAGTCATAAGAAATGATGCTGATGTATATGGGGCAGATAATTTTGAATGTGTACTTATGTCATAAACATTTCATGATGCTGCATTCATATATCTTTGCATTATTGTACACCAACTTTTATGGCACATAAATgccatttgttttgtttaaaatataagGTTCATTTATGGAAAGCCAGACGTTCCAAAAGCATCTCCTGAGATTGCCTCCGAGGTATACTCAGAGTTAGCAGATTTACAGAGAAATGAAGACTGGGATGCTGCTGTGCAGTTGGTGGTCAAGGCAGGTGATCCAAAGGCCCAACTTTTAGCTGCCAATGATTGGTATCGGTTACGGCGTAGCCTTGAGATTATAAAGGTTGGTTTTTGatgttttcttgttttatttgtgaatattggactctctctctcaaactaaAACAAAGAGCTACAAAACGgtcatttatgaaaaataaaatgttaatttGCTGCAAAAGCTACAGATGTGTGGATTCCCAATCTTGGAATAATCTAATTATACATTGATGCCCTTCTATATATTTAAGGTCCGTTTGgaatccgtttattttgctgaaactgaaaactttttgctgaaagtactgtagataaaggtaaaatttagttgaaatagtacaataggatccataaatagtaccaaaaagtgcagtgagacccataaatagtagcaaaaataagttgaatagtaaaatgagtttgcaaaaataatttttgccaaacgcacacttagatGGTTTTTTGTGGATTTGATAAAATACTATGGGACATATTAATAACTATATATGTTCACTGTTTATTAATATTTCCTTTGGAATGGCAGTCTAGTGGGTCACCTCCATCTGCTTTTCGAGTACCATATGATTCTTTCAAGGAACAATGTAGTAACGTAACAGATAGCTCTCATGGTGTCAACTATTCTACTGATGCACTGGAGgaaaataaatcaaaggatTTGGATTATGActttaattgttttttcctCTCTAGCCAAAGACTTGATCTCTATAGACTAATTGACTACCGGTGTGAAGATATGCTTTCAGGTAGATCTTGCTACTAAACATCactatgttttttgttttctgccACTTGAAAATCTTAAATTCTTTGAGGTGCACGCACAGCCATCTACATTTCAATTGTCATTTACCATTCTATTTGTGTTAAAAAGGTTACTATGTTATATCTATATTGTGATCTCACACAATCACAGAGGCTTTTACACTTTTTAATATTAGTGTTTATGCAatcattacttatcaaaaaaaaatatatattagtgtTTATGCAATCATATAGAGAGATGTGCTACCTTTTACCTATAAGGATCTATACTGCTCATAATATTGAATCTACTAGCAATGTGTTAGTTTGTTTCACCATGCTTGAAATCCATAATGACTTTCGGAATAATATCTTTCCCATCATCCCTGTTTCTTCCTTGAAAATTACAAGGCCCCTGGCCAACCAACGCATCTTCTCACTTGGCTGATAATCAGGACATCCCCTTTCaccctttttaaaataaaataattatgtgtgtgtgtgtgtgtgtgttggcaCCTTGTTATCATGCCTGTCcagttcaaaaaaagaaaaatggctGGTCATGTTGAGCACTGAGTGTTTCTTGAGGTTGGCCTAATGCCTAAGCATGAATTTCTACATGAATGGTTGATTGCATCATAAATAGCTCAAATTGCTATCATGTACTGCTAATCAATGCAAAAGAAACAAAGTATACAATTTACTCTCAATTTCTTCAAACTTGCTTCTTGTGCAATTAGGCAGCACCATACATGAGCTGGTTTTAATAGATTCATCATCAACTCTTTGATGGGCTTTAACTGGATAAAATATATtgtgttattttatttcttaacttAAAATCCAGTATCTTTTAATGCGTCTTCATGTTAATAACTCTTTAAGAACAAATTATTGGTTGCTAACCCTGTCCCATCTAATTGATCTGTATACACCACATTTACAATGACATAATTAGAGCCAATTTCACAGTTCAGCATTTTTGGCAAGTGGTGTGGACTATGGGATCTAGGtcaagaaattatttaatttcttaagCAGGTTAGCGGGTCTATATTTTCTCCcccaaaaggagaaaaaatgaACAAGTagttattgaaacaaaaagaaaataagagaaaaactTACGATCATTTTGATGTTAATTTTAGTTGACAATTAGTCGGTCTACTTTTAGATTTAGGGCTTTGTATTTTGTATGTATCTTGAGTGGAAGTTGACATGTTATACAAAATTGATGAGTATTGCAAGCATTTTTCTCTGCATAGTGCATATTTTGTTGGTTTGGTTAAAGGTGGCATTTATAGAGACTTAAATACCCTTCTGCTCCATTGTTTATTTATCATCTAGTTCACACAATCTTCTACCTGGTTATAATTCTTTACTCTTGAAGGACTGCAAATCAGAATTGTATCAGTAGATGATAAAAtccactaataaaaaaaatttagtagacGATAATCTATATTTTGGGATATGTTTTTATGAAAGAGTTAAAGTAGATGCAAGGAAATTATTTGATACCCACTACAGCATTTAAATTATTGTTCAACTCTTTGGTTGTGTTCATTTGGAATGGTTGATTTTTGCCTGTAGGAGGTGATGGGATTTTGTCTGAGGCTAAATGGCTTCTTGATACTGGTCTTCTACCCAATTCAAATTCTGCAACTCGAGCAATCGGTTATAGACAAGTACAcccttaatattttcttctgttctttctgattattattattttaatctgcAAGCAGAATTGCTTGTcctattcaattttttaatcttgaaatTGGATCATCACGAAGGAAGGCCCATCACTTGACCATTAGGCTTTTT
This genomic window contains:
- the LOC126695150 gene encoding tRNA dimethylallyltransferase 9 isoform X1 encodes the protein MLSGLRTCCLPDKPIHLHLFRRRVFSTACAVNKKKKEKVIVISGPTGAGKSRLALELAKRLNGEIISADSVQVYRGLDVGSAKPSPSERKEVPHHLVDILHPSEEYSVGQFFEDARQATRNILDTGRVPIVVGGTGLYLRWFIYGKPDVPKASPEIASEVYSELADLQRNEDWDAAVQLVVKAGDPKAQLLAANDWYRLRRSLEIIKSSGSPPSAFRVPYDSFKEQCSNVTDSSHGVNYSTDALEENKSKDLDYDFNCFFLSSQRLDLYRLIDYRCEDMLSGGDGILSEAKWLLDTGLLPNSNSATRAIGYRQAMEYLLHCRELGGSSPREFFTFLSEFQKASRNFAKRQLTWFRNEHIYHWLDASKPLEQVLNFIYDSYHDESGVLVVPESLRMKKDTSHREASKLKGYRTKNRHFVSRHDCSDILDWMSRTQGSSSNEAIFSFT
- the LOC126695150 gene encoding tRNA dimethylallyltransferase 9 isoform X2, producing MLSGLRTCCLPDKPIHLHLFRRRVFSTACAVNKKKKEKVIVISGPTGAGKSRLALELAKRLNGEIISADSVQVYRGLDVGSAKPSPSERKEVPHHLVDILHPSEEYSVGQFFEDARQATRNILDTGRVPIVVGGTGLYLRWFIYGKPDVPKASPEIASEVYSELADLQRNEDWDAAVQLVVKAGDPKAQLLAANDWYRLRRSLEIIKSSGSPPSAFRVPYDSFKEQCSNVTDSSHGVNYSTDALEENKSKDLDYDFNCFFLSSQRLDLYRLIDYRCEDMLSGGDGILSEAKWLLDTGLLPNSNSATRAIGYRQAMEYLLHCRELGGSSPREFFTFLSEFQKASRLKVGQRVGLADFKILCS